In the Ursus arctos isolate Adak ecotype North America unplaced genomic scaffold, UrsArc2.0 scaffold_19, whole genome shotgun sequence genome, one interval contains:
- the PRX gene encoding periaxin, translating into MEARSRSAEELRRAELVEIIVETEAQTGVSGINVAGGGKEGIFVRELREDSPAARSLSLQEGDQLLSARVFFENFKYEDALRLLQCAEPYKVSFCLKRTVPTGDLALRPGTVAGYEIKGPRAKVAKLNIQSLSPVKKKKMVPGALGAPADLAPVDVEFSFPKFSRLRRGLKAEAAKGPVPAAPTRRRLQLPRLRVREVAEEAQAARLAAAAPPPRKAKVEAEVAAGARFTPPQVELVGPRLPGAEVGVPPVSAPKGLGEVALHLPTLGLGAPAAPAVEPVALAIQVPQVELPTLPSLPTLPTLPCLETREGAVAVTVPTLDVVAPAVGVDLALPGVEVVEARAEAPEVALKMPRLSFPRFGARAKEVAEAKVAKGIPEARVKGPRLRMPTFGLSLLEPRPAAAEAAIESKLKLPTIKMPSFGIGVSAPEVKMPKGPEVKLPKVPEAALPDVQLPEVELPKVPEMKLPKVPEMAVPGVRLPDVQLPKVPEIKLPEMKLPKVPEMAVPEVRLPDVQLPKVPEMKLPKVPEMAVPDVRLPDVQLPKVPEMKLPKVPEMAVPEVRLPDVQLPKVPEMKLPKVPEMAVPEVRLPDVQLPKVPEMKLPKVPEMAVPEVRLPDVQLPKVSKMKLPEMKLPKVPEMAVPEVRLPDVQLPKVPEMKLPKVPEMAVPEVRLPDVQLPKVPEMKLPKVPEMAVPEVRLPDVQLPKVPEMKLPKVPEMAVPEVRLPDVQLPKVPEMKLPKVPEMAVPEVRLPDVQLPKVPEMKLPKVPEMAVPEVRLPDVQLPKVPEMKLPKVPEMAVPDVHLPEVELPKVSEMRLPEMQVPKVPDVYLPKVPEVKLPKAPEAQLKAEKAEGIEFGFKMPKMTMPKLGRAESPSRGKPGEVGAEVSGKLVTLPCLQPEGRPEARVGVPSLTLPSVELDLPRALSLEGQVLAAEVGKVERAEGPGVAAGVGEVAFRMPSVEIVTPQLPTVEVEEGRLEATEMKVKPSSKFSLPKFGLSGPKVAKAEAEGAGRAAKLKVSKFTISLPKARAGTEAEAKGAGEAGLLPALDLSIPQLSLDAHLPTGKVEVAGADVKVKGPRFALPKFGVRGRDAEAGELAPAVAELEGKGWGWEGKVRMPKLKMPSFGLARGKEAEIPGARVSPGEKPESMAGQLKIPEVELVTLGAQEEGRAEGAVAVSGVRLSGPQVSVPRPAGTEGQEGALRMPLGISLPQVELPGFGEAGLGTTTGQRAKDTARPVEGTVGYRVQVPQVTLSLPGAQVAGGELLVGEGIFKMPAVSVPQLELDVGLGREAQVGEAATGEGGLRLKMPALGARTEAGEEGRGEQSPGAERPFHLSLPDVELSPPAVGSHAEYQVAEGDGEAGHKLKVRLPRFGLVRAKEGVEEGDKTKSPKLRLPRVGFSQSEAVTGDGSPSPEEEEEEGGGEGASGRRGKVRVRLPRVGLATPSKASRGQEGEAAPKSPGGEKSPKFRFPRVSLSPKARSGSGDQEEGGFRVRLPSVGFSETGAPGPARMEGAQAAVV; encoded by the exons GAGACCAGCTGCTGAGCGCCCGTGTGTTCTTCGAGAACTTCAAGTACGAGGACGCATTACGCCTGCTGCAATGTGCCGAGCCTTACAAGGTCTCCTTCTGCCTGAAGCGCACTGTGCCCACTGGGGATCTGGCGCTGCGGCCTGGCACCGTGGCCGGCTACGAGATCAAGGGCCCACGGGCCAAGGTGGCCAAGCTG aaCATCCAGAGTCTGTCCCctgtgaagaagaagaagatggtgcctggggccctgggggcccCTGCAGACCTGGCCCCTGTTGACGTCGAATTCTCCTTTCCCAAGTTCTCCCGTCTGCGTCGGGGCCTCAAAGCCGAGGCTGCCAAGGGTCCCGTCCCAGCTGCCCCAACCCGCCGGCGCCTCCAGCTGCCTCGGCTGCGCGTCCGAGAAGTGGCGGAAGAGGCTCAGGCAGCCCGGCTGGCCGCTGCCGCTCCTCCCCCAAGAAAAGCCAAAGTGGAGGCTGAGGTGGCGGCAGGAGCCCGTTTCACACCCCCCCAGGTAGAGCTGGTTGGGCCCCGGCTGCCAGGTGCTGAGGTGGGTGTCCCCCCGGTCTCAGCGCCAAAGGGGCTGGGAGAGGTGGCCCTCCACCTGCCAACCCTTGGACTAGGAGCCCCCGCTGCACCTGCTGTGGAGCCCGTGGCCCTAGCGATCCAGGTCCCTCAAGTGGAGCTGCCCACCTTGCCCTCACTACCCACTCTGCCCACACTGCCCTGCCTGGAGACCCGGGAAGGGGCCGTGGCAGTGACAGTGCCCACCCTGGATGTGGTAGCGCCTGCCGTAGGGGTGGACCTAGCCTTGCCGGGTGTGGAGGTGGTAGAGGCCCGAGCAGAGGCGCCTGAGGTGGCCCTGAAGATGCCCCGCCTCAGTTTCCCCCGCTTTGGGGCTCGAGCAAAGGAAGTCGCTGAGGCCAAGGTGGCCAAGGGTATCCCCGAGGCCAGGGTGAAGGGGCCTAGACTTCGGATGCCCACCTTCGGGCTTTCTCTCCTGGAGCCCCGGCCAGCTGCCGCCGAAGCTGCTATCGAGAGCAAGCTGAAGCTGCCCACCATCAAGATGCCCTCCTTTGGCATCGGGGTCTCGGCCCCTGAGGTCAAGATGCCCAAGGGGCCTGAGGTGAAGCTCCCGAAGGTGCCAGAGGCAGCCCTTCCAGACGTGCAGCTCCCAGAGGTGGAGCTCCCCAAGGTCCCTGAGATGAAGCTTCCGAAGGTGCCCGAGATGGCCGTGCCCGGGGTGCGGCTCCCCGACGTGCAGCTGCCGAAAGTCCCTGAGATTAAACTTCCGGAGATGAAACTCCCAAAGGTGCCAGAGATGGCCGTGCCCGAGGTGCGGCTTCCCGATGTGCAGCTGCCGAAAGTCCCGGAGATGAAGCTTCCGAAGGTGCCCGAGATGGCCGTGCCGGACGTGCGGCTCCCCGACGTGCAGTTGCCGAAAGTCCCCGAGATGAAGCTTCCGAAGGTGCCCGAGATGGCCGTGCCCGAGGTGCGGCTCCCCGACGTGCAGCTGCCGAAAGTCCCCGAGATGAAGCTTCCGAAGGTGCCCGAGATGGCCGTTCCCGAGGTGCGGCTTCCCGACGTGCAGCTGCCGAAAGTCCCCGAGATGAAGCTTCCGAAGGTGCCTGAGATGGCTGTGCCCGAGGTTCGGCTCCCCGACGTGCAGCTGCCGAAAGTCTCCAAGATGAAGCTTCCGGAGATGAAACTCCCGAAGGTGCCCGAGATGGCCGTGCCCGAGGTACGGCTCCCCGACGTGCAGCTGCCAAAAGTCCCCGAGATGAAACTCCCGAAGGTGCCCGAGATGGCCGTGCCCGAGGTACGGCTCCCCGACGTGCAGCTGCCAAAAGTCCCCGAGATGAAACTCCCGAAGGTGCCCGAGATGGCCGTGCCCGAGGTACGGCTCCCCGACGTGCAGCTGCCAAAAGTCCCCGAGATGAAACTCCCGAAGGTGCCCGAGATGGCCGTGCCCGAGGTACGGCTCCCCGACGTGCAGCTGCCAAAAGTCCCCGAGATGAAACTCCCGAAGGTGCCCGAGATGGCCGTGCCTGAGGTACGGCTCCCCGATGTGCAGCTGCCCAAAGTCCCCGAGATGAAACTCCCGAAGGTGCCTGAGATGGCCGTGCCGGAGGTGCGGCTCCCCGATGTGCAGCTGCCGAAAGTCCCTGAGATGAAGCTTCCGAAGGTGCCCGAGATGGCCGTGCCCGACGTCCACCTCCCAGAGGTGGAGCTGCCCAAGGTGTCGGAGATGCGGCTGCCAGAAATGCAGGTGCCCAAGGTCCCAGACGTGTATCTTCCAAAGGTGCCCGAGGTAAAGCTGCCCAAGGCTCCAGAGGCACAGCTGAAAGCAGAGAAGGCGGAGGGGATTGAATTTGGCTTCAAGATGCCCAAGATGACCATGCCCAAGCTAGGGAGGGCAGAGTCCCCATCGCGAGGCAAGCCAGGCGAGGTGGGGGCTGAGGTCTCCGGGAAGCTGGTGACACTTCCCTGTCTGCAGCCAGAGGGGCGCCCTGAGGCTCGTGtgggtgttccctctctcacactGCCCTCCGTGGAGCTAGACCTGCCGAGGGCCCTCAGCCTGGAGGGGCAGGTCCTAGCAGCCGAAGTGGGCAAGGTGGAGCGGGCAGAGGGCCCCGGGGTAGCCGCAGGGGTCGGGGAAGTGGCCTTCCGGATGCCCTCTGTTGAAATCGTCACTCCACAGCTGCCTACAGTGGAAGTGGAGGAAGGGCGACTAGAGGCGACGGAGATGAAAGTCAAGCCCTCCTCCAAGTTCTCCCTGCCCAAGTTTGGACTCTCGGGGCCCAAAGTGGCCAAAGCAGAGGCTGAGGGGGCTGGGCGAGCTGCCAAGCTGAAGGTGTCCAAGTTCACCATCTCACTCCCCAAGGCCCGAGCCGGGACTGAGGCTGAGGCCAaaggggcgggggaggcaggCCTGCTGCCCGCCCTCGATCTGTCCATCCCGCAGCTCAGCCTGGATGCCCATCTGCCCACGGGCAAGGTGGAGGTGGCGGGGGCTGACGTCAAGGTCAAGGGGCCCAGGTTTGCCCTGCCCAAGTTTGGGGTCAGAGGCCGGGACGCTGAGGCAGGAGAATTAGCGCCAGCGGTGGCTGAGCTGGAGGGCAAGGGCTGGGGTTGGGAGGGGAAGGTGAGGATGCCCAAGCTGAAGATGCCCTCCTTCGGGCTGGCTCGAGGGAAGGAAGCGGAAATCCCGGGTGCGCGTGTCAGCCCAGGGGAAAAGCCAGAGTCCATGGCTGGGCAGCTGAAGATCCCTGAGGTAGAGCTGGTCACCCTGGGggcccaggaggaagggagggccgAGGGGGCGGTGGCTGTCAGTGGAGTACGGCTATCAGGCCCGCAAGTGTCCGTGCCCAGGCCGGCGGGCACTGAGGGCCAGGAGGGGGCGCTGAGGATGCCCCTGGGCATCTCCCTGCCCCAGGTAGAGCTGCCCGGCTTCGGGGAGGCTGGCCTGGGCACCACCACTGGGCAGCGGGCCAAGGATACAGCCCGGCCAGTGGAGGGCACAGTGGGCTACAGGGTCCAGGTGCCTCAGGTGACCTTGTCTCTGCCTGGAGCCCAGGTGGCAGGTGGCGAGCTATTGGTAGGCGAGGGCATCTTCAAGATGCCTGCTGTGTCAGTGCCCCAGCTTGAACTGGACGTGGGCCTGGGCCGAGAGGCGCAGGTGGGTGAGGCAGCCACAGGTGAGGGTGGCTTGAGGCTGAAGATGCCCGCGCTGGGGGCCAGAACTGAGGCCGGGGAAGAGGGGCGTGGAGAGCAGTCCCCAGGGGCCGAGCGCCCCTTCCACCTCTCACTGCCCGACGTGGAGCTCTCGCCACCCGCCGTGGGCAGCCACGCCGAGTACCAGGTGGCAGAAGGCGACGGGGAGGCCGGACACAAGCTCAAGGTGCGGCTGCCCCGCTTTGGCCTGGTTCGGGCCAAGGAGGGCGTTGAGGAGGGTGACAAGACCAAGAGCCCCAAACTCAGGCTGCCCCGAGTGGGCTTCAGCCAGAGCGAGGCGGTCACCGGGGACGGCTCCCCCAgccctgaggaagaggaggaggagggcggcGGGGAAGGGGCCTCTGGGCGCCGAGGCAAAGTCCGGGTCCGCTTGCCCCGCGTGGGCCTGGCCACCCCTTCCAAGGCCTCTCGGGGCCAGGAGGGCGAGGCAGCCCCCAAGTCCCCTGGCGGGGAGAAGTCGCCCAAGTTCCGCTTCCCCCGGGTATCCCTAAGCCCCAAGGCCCGGAGTGGGAGCGGGGACCAGGAAGAGGGTGGATTCCGGGTCCGgctgcccagtgtggggttttcGGAGACAGGGGCTCCGGGCCCTGCCAGGATGGAGGGGGCTCAGGCTGCAGTCGTCTGA